The following proteins are encoded in a genomic region of Tenebrio molitor chromosome 7, icTenMoli1.1, whole genome shotgun sequence:
- the LOC138136006 gene encoding protein draper-like isoform X2, giving the protein MLQFLLLFLFFTSTLALLEGPNVCTTQESYTTTVRVSEQQPYQVREYVWCLNFPPRCSKYKIKFKTVYKTQNLVKFRPVDECCKGYTRSNSEDRCIPVCSKDCVHGTCVAPDQCLCETGYGGPYCDISCPKGLWGRECQNRCECQNNSTCDPYNGTCRCSRGWIGSRCEKKCNKGNYGQDCGEQCRCVHGDCDHVSGECRCSSGWTGPLCNDPCPVGKHGSECKSECRCQNSGTCDPETGKCFCEPGWTGPVCANRCPFGFWGEKCSQPCGCYNGASCHHVTGKCECQPGFMGEKCLDICAEGQYGLNCSETCACKNGAKCSNINGNCTCSLGWRGKLCDERACPDGVWGPQCKKTCECNRDNTEMCHPWTGECVCKPGWNSKDCSRLCPLLTFGKGCHGLCNCKNNAQCSPINGTCICPPGFTGEDCGETCLVNMFGEDCSQRCDCKNGATCSSETGQCQCTAGWEGQQCDRPCSNYSYGTCTCGAGYTGQFCENKCESGNFGLNCEQKCQCEKGNYIGCDPVSGKCICRPDWKGVRCETRCPSGKFGPTCEDSCNCKNNSSCDPESGKCYCARGWQGEDCSQPCDKGYYGIGCQQTCPQLAMGNKTCDHITGEYVCPAGYIGITCEHPCPLGTYGKNCKSNCSCRNGGDCHHVTGECQCLPGWVGKNCTIPCEPGRFGMNCSQHCKCSNNGECRRNDGVCKCQPGWTGTQCTEICPEGYFGDHCMTPCECKNDNFMCHPAQGCICRHGYAGIDCDESIVLSRVRQPSSDDNSNYGSVIAGVIVAIVAIVAAGCIFVYYRRRVSNLKTEIAHVQYIADPNAFSPDRNHFDNPVYSYQGGVKRDNEHLLNNSKQIRNNLHKPTNTNLERARLGVACCSTDDDDFKGSYSSDELQSLKNREADATNPNIYHSIDKIDHVYDEIKQKDVKDIELEYDHLDYTRPVTTLKPHYQRMASPFGSRDLVKSDKSETE; this is encoded by the exons ATGTTACAATTTTtgctgttatttttatttttcactagcACGTTAGCTCTTTTAGAAGGTCCCAATGTATGTACGACACAGGAATC GTATACGACGACTGTACGAGTATCGGAACAACAACCGTATCAAGTAAGGGAGTACGTGTGGTGTTTGAATTTTCCGCCTAGATGTTCAAAGTACAAAATCAAGTTCAAAACCGTGTACAAAACTCAAAACTTAGTCAAGTTCAGACCTGTCGACGAATGTTGCAAGGGTTACACAAGGAGCAATTCGGAGGATCGTTGCATACCTGTATGCTCCAAAGATTGCGTACATGGAACGTGCGTAGCACCAGACCAGTGTCTTTGCGAAACCGGCTACGGGGGACCATACTGTGATATTT CCTGCCCCAAGGGATTATGGGGTCGAGAGTGCCAAAATCGCTGCGAGTGTCAAAACAACTCCACTTGCGATCCGTATAACGGAACCTGCCGTTGCTCACGCGGTTGGATCGGTTCTCGCTGCGAAAAGAAATGCAACAAAGGCAACTACGGCCAAGACTGCGGCGAACAATGTAGGTGTGTGCACGGTGATTGCGACCACGTGTCTGGTGAATGTCGTTGCAGTTCAGGTTGGACGGGACCACT ATGTAACGATCCGTGTCCCGTGGGAAAACACGGCAGCGAATGCAAATCGGAGTGCCGATGTCAAAACAGCGGCACTTGCGATCCCGAAACGGGAAAATGCTTCTGCGAGCCAGGTTGGACGGGTCCGGTATGCGCCAATCGCTGTCCGTTCGGGTTCTGGGGCGAAAAGTGCTCGCAACCGTGTGGGTGTTACAATGGTGCCTCGTGCCATCACGTAACaggaaaatgtgaatgtcaacCGGGTTTCATGGGGGAAAAG TGTTTGGATATATGTGCGGAGGGTCAGTACGGTTTGAATTGTTCCGAGACTTGCGCTTGCAAGAATGGTGCCAAATGCTCGAATATCAACGGAAACTGTACGTGCTCGTTGGGGTGGCGAGGAAAATTGTGCGACGAAAGAGCTTGTCCGGATGGTGTCTGGGGACCTCAGTGCAAGAAAACGTGCGAATGTAATCGCGACAACACAGAGAT GTGTCATCCGTGGACGGGCGAGTGCGTTTGCAAACCAGGCTGGAACAGCAAGGACTGCTCAAGGTTGTGTCCTTTGTTGACTTTCGGAAAGGGTTGCCACGGCTTGTGCAACTGCAAAAATAACGCTCAATGCTCGCCGATAAACGGTACCTGTATATGTCCTCCTGGTTTTACAGGAGAGGACTGTGGAGAAACGTGTCTTGTGAACATGTTCGGAGAGGATTGCTCACAAAGATGCGACT GTAAAAATGGAGCCACTTGTTCAAGCGAGACGGGTCAGTGTCAGTGCACCGCTGGATGGGAAGGACAGCAGTGCGATCGACCCTGCAGTAACTACTCCTACG GAACTTGTACCTGTGGAGCAGGATACACTGGTCAGTTTTGCGAAAATAAATGCGAATCGGGAAATTTTGGTCTTAACTGCGAACAAAAATGCCAATGCGAAAAAGGAAATTACATTGGCTGTGACCCAGTCAGTGGCAAATGCATTTGTAGACCCGACTGGAAAg GTGTGCGATGCGAAACTCGATGTCCATCTGGTAAATTCGGACCCACTTGCGAAGACAGTTGCAACTGCAAGAACAACAGTTCTTGCGATCCAGAATCTGGAAAGTGCTACTGCGCCAGGGGTTGGCAAGGCGAAGATTGTAGTCAGCCGTGCGACAAAGGCTATTATGGTATTGGATGTCAACAAACTTGCCCACAGCTCGCAATGG GTAATAAAACCTGCGATCATATCACCGGGGAGTATGTTTGTCCTGCCGGTTACATTGGCATCACGTGCGAACACCCTTGTCCCCTCGGAACTTACGGCAAGAATTGCAAGAGCAATTGCTCTTGCAGGAATGGTGGAGATTGCCATCACGTCACTG GCGAGTGTCAGTGCCTGCCAGGATGGGTCGGCAAGAACTGCACAATTCCGTGCGAGCCGGGACGATTCGGCATGAACTGCAGCCAACACTGCAAATGTTCAAATAACGGAGAGTGCAGACGAAACGACGGTGTTTGCAAATGTCAACCCGGATGGACCGGAACTCAGTGCACAGAAA TTTGTCCCGAAGGGTATTTCGGGGATCATTGCATGACCCCATGCGAATGCAAAAACGACAACTTCATGTGTCATCCAGCGCAAGGGTGCATTTGCCGGCACGGCTACGCCGGTATAGATTGTGACGAATCGATCGTCTTAAGCAGGGTTCGACAGCCCTCGTCCGACGACAACTCCAATTATGGAAGCGTAATCGCCGGCGTTATCGTCGCCATAGTGGCCATCGTCGCCGCAGGTTGCATCTTCGTTTACTACAGGAGGAGGGTGTCCAATCTCAAAACTGAAATTGCTCACGTTCAATACATCGCCGATCCCAACGCTTTTTCACCCG ATCGtaatcattttgacaatccgGTGTATTCGTATCAAGGCGGTGTGAAAAGAGACAACGAGCATCTCTTGAACAATTCGAAACAAATAAGGAACAATCTCCATAAGCCAACGAACACGAATCTAGAAAGGGCTCGCTTGGGAGTAGCCTGTTGTTCCACTGACGATGACGATTTTAAAGGTAGTTACAGTTCAGACGAGTTGCAGTCGCTGAAGAATAGAGAAGCTGATGCTACGAATCCAAACATTTACCACAGTATTGATAAAATTGATCACGTTTACGACGAAATCAAACAGAAAGACGTCAAAGATATAG agtTGGAATATGATCATTTAGATTATACGAGGCCCGTGACTACATTAAAACCACATTATCAGAGGATGGCTAGCCCGTTTGGGTCCAGAGACCTGGTCAAAAGTGATAAATCGGAGACTGAATGA
- the LOC138136006 gene encoding protein draper-like isoform X3, with product MLQFLLLFLFFTSTLALLEGPNVCTTQESYTTTVRVSEQQPYQVREYVWCLNFPPRCSKYKIKFKTVYKTQNLVKFRPVDECCKGYTRSNSEDRCIPVCSKDCVHGTCVAPDQCLCETGYGGPYCDISCPKGLWGRECQNRCECQNNSTCDPYNGTCRCSRGWIGSRCEKKCNKGNYGQDCGEQCRCVHGDCDHVSGECRCSSGWTGPLCNDPCPVGKHGSECKSECRCQNSGTCDPETGKCFCEPGWTGPVCANRCPFGFWGEKCSQPCGCYNGASCHHVTGKCECQPGFMGEKCLDICAEGQYGLNCSETCACKNGAKCSNINGNCTCSLGWRGKLCDERACPDGVWGPQCKKTCECNRDNTEMCHPWTGECVCKPGWNSKDCSRLCPLLTFGKGCHGLCNCKNNAQCSPINGTCICPPGFTGEDCGETCLVNMFGEDCSQRCDCKNGATCSSETGQCQCTAGWEGQQCDRPCSNYSYGIQCTKQCACKNGASCNPQNGTCTCGAGYTGQFCENKCESGNFGLNCEQKCQCEKGNYIGCDPVSGKCICRPDWKGVRCETRCPSGKFGPTCEDSCNCKNNSSCDPESGKCYCARGWQGEDCSQPCDKGYYGIGCQQTCPQLAMGNKTCDHITGEYVCPAGYIGITCEHPCPLGTYGKNCKSNCSCRNGGDCHHVTGECQCLPGWVGKNCTIPCEPGRFGMNCSQHCKCSNNGECRRNDGVCKCQPGWTGTQCTEICPEGYFGDHCMTPCECKNDNFMCHPAQGCICRHGYAGIDCDESIVLSRVRQPSSDDNSNYGSVIAGVIVAIVAIVAAGCIFVYYRRRVSNLKTEIAHVQYIADPNAFSPDRNHFDNPVYSYQGGVKRDNEHLLNNSKQIRNNLHKPTNTNLERARLGVACCSTDDDDFKGSYSSDELQSLKNREADATNPNIYHSIDKIDHVYDEIKQKDVKDIGVVYWK from the exons ATGTTACAATTTTtgctgttatttttatttttcactagcACGTTAGCTCTTTTAGAAGGTCCCAATGTATGTACGACACAGGAATC GTATACGACGACTGTACGAGTATCGGAACAACAACCGTATCAAGTAAGGGAGTACGTGTGGTGTTTGAATTTTCCGCCTAGATGTTCAAAGTACAAAATCAAGTTCAAAACCGTGTACAAAACTCAAAACTTAGTCAAGTTCAGACCTGTCGACGAATGTTGCAAGGGTTACACAAGGAGCAATTCGGAGGATCGTTGCATACCTGTATGCTCCAAAGATTGCGTACATGGAACGTGCGTAGCACCAGACCAGTGTCTTTGCGAAACCGGCTACGGGGGACCATACTGTGATATTT CCTGCCCCAAGGGATTATGGGGTCGAGAGTGCCAAAATCGCTGCGAGTGTCAAAACAACTCCACTTGCGATCCGTATAACGGAACCTGCCGTTGCTCACGCGGTTGGATCGGTTCTCGCTGCGAAAAGAAATGCAACAAAGGCAACTACGGCCAAGACTGCGGCGAACAATGTAGGTGTGTGCACGGTGATTGCGACCACGTGTCTGGTGAATGTCGTTGCAGTTCAGGTTGGACGGGACCACT ATGTAACGATCCGTGTCCCGTGGGAAAACACGGCAGCGAATGCAAATCGGAGTGCCGATGTCAAAACAGCGGCACTTGCGATCCCGAAACGGGAAAATGCTTCTGCGAGCCAGGTTGGACGGGTCCGGTATGCGCCAATCGCTGTCCGTTCGGGTTCTGGGGCGAAAAGTGCTCGCAACCGTGTGGGTGTTACAATGGTGCCTCGTGCCATCACGTAACaggaaaatgtgaatgtcaacCGGGTTTCATGGGGGAAAAG TGTTTGGATATATGTGCGGAGGGTCAGTACGGTTTGAATTGTTCCGAGACTTGCGCTTGCAAGAATGGTGCCAAATGCTCGAATATCAACGGAAACTGTACGTGCTCGTTGGGGTGGCGAGGAAAATTGTGCGACGAAAGAGCTTGTCCGGATGGTGTCTGGGGACCTCAGTGCAAGAAAACGTGCGAATGTAATCGCGACAACACAGAGAT GTGTCATCCGTGGACGGGCGAGTGCGTTTGCAAACCAGGCTGGAACAGCAAGGACTGCTCAAGGTTGTGTCCTTTGTTGACTTTCGGAAAGGGTTGCCACGGCTTGTGCAACTGCAAAAATAACGCTCAATGCTCGCCGATAAACGGTACCTGTATATGTCCTCCTGGTTTTACAGGAGAGGACTGTGGAGAAACGTGTCTTGTGAACATGTTCGGAGAGGATTGCTCACAAAGATGCGACT GTAAAAATGGAGCCACTTGTTCAAGCGAGACGGGTCAGTGTCAGTGCACCGCTGGATGGGAAGGACAGCAGTGCGATCGACCCTGCAGTAACTACTCCTACGGTATACAATGTACTAAACAGTGTGCTTGCAAAAATGGAGCGTCTTGTAATCCGCAAAATG GAACTTGTACCTGTGGAGCAGGATACACTGGTCAGTTTTGCGAAAATAAATGCGAATCGGGAAATTTTGGTCTTAACTGCGAACAAAAATGCCAATGCGAAAAAGGAAATTACATTGGCTGTGACCCAGTCAGTGGCAAATGCATTTGTAGACCCGACTGGAAAg GTGTGCGATGCGAAACTCGATGTCCATCTGGTAAATTCGGACCCACTTGCGAAGACAGTTGCAACTGCAAGAACAACAGTTCTTGCGATCCAGAATCTGGAAAGTGCTACTGCGCCAGGGGTTGGCAAGGCGAAGATTGTAGTCAGCCGTGCGACAAAGGCTATTATGGTATTGGATGTCAACAAACTTGCCCACAGCTCGCAATGG GTAATAAAACCTGCGATCATATCACCGGGGAGTATGTTTGTCCTGCCGGTTACATTGGCATCACGTGCGAACACCCTTGTCCCCTCGGAACTTACGGCAAGAATTGCAAGAGCAATTGCTCTTGCAGGAATGGTGGAGATTGCCATCACGTCACTG GCGAGTGTCAGTGCCTGCCAGGATGGGTCGGCAAGAACTGCACAATTCCGTGCGAGCCGGGACGATTCGGCATGAACTGCAGCCAACACTGCAAATGTTCAAATAACGGAGAGTGCAGACGAAACGACGGTGTTTGCAAATGTCAACCCGGATGGACCGGAACTCAGTGCACAGAAA TTTGTCCCGAAGGGTATTTCGGGGATCATTGCATGACCCCATGCGAATGCAAAAACGACAACTTCATGTGTCATCCAGCGCAAGGGTGCATTTGCCGGCACGGCTACGCCGGTATAGATTGTGACGAATCGATCGTCTTAAGCAGGGTTCGACAGCCCTCGTCCGACGACAACTCCAATTATGGAAGCGTAATCGCCGGCGTTATCGTCGCCATAGTGGCCATCGTCGCCGCAGGTTGCATCTTCGTTTACTACAGGAGGAGGGTGTCCAATCTCAAAACTGAAATTGCTCACGTTCAATACATCGCCGATCCCAACGCTTTTTCACCCG ATCGtaatcattttgacaatccgGTGTATTCGTATCAAGGCGGTGTGAAAAGAGACAACGAGCATCTCTTGAACAATTCGAAACAAATAAGGAACAATCTCCATAAGCCAACGAACACGAATCTAGAAAGGGCTCGCTTGGGAGTAGCCTGTTGTTCCACTGACGATGACGATTTTAAAGGTAGTTACAGTTCAGACGAGTTGCAGTCGCTGAAGAATAGAGAAGCTGATGCTACGAATCCAAACATTTACCACAGTATTGATAAAATTGATCACGTTTACGACGAAATCAAACAGAAAGACGTCAAAGATATAG GTGTTGTCTATTGGAAATAA
- the LOC138136006 gene encoding protein draper-like isoform X4, with protein sequence MLQFLLLFLFFTSTLALLEGPNVCTTQESYTTTVRVSEQQPYQVREYVWCLNFPPRCSKYKIKFKTVYKTQNLVKFRPVDECCKGYTRSNSEDRCIPVCSKDCVHGTCVAPDQCLCETGYGGPYCDISCPKGLWGRECQNRCECQNNSTCDPYNGTCRCSRGWIGSRCEKKCNKGNYGQDCGEQCRCVHGDCDHVSGECRCSSGWTGPLCNDPCPVGKHGSECKSECRCQNSGTCDPETGKCFCEPGWTGPVCANRCPFGFWGEKCSQPCGCYNGASCHHVTGKCECQPGFMGEKCLDICAEGQYGLNCSETCACKNGAKCSNINGNCTCSLGWRGKLCDERACPDGVWGPQCKKTCECNRDNTEMCHPWTGECVCKPGWNSKDCSRLCPLLTFGKGCHGLCNCKNNAQCSPINGTCICPPGFTGEDCGETCLVNMFGEDCSQRCDCKNGATCSSETGQCQCTAGWEGQQCDRPCSNYSYGIQCTKQCACKNGASCNPQNGVRCETRCPSGKFGPTCEDSCNCKNNSSCDPESGKCYCARGWQGEDCSQPCDKGYYGIGCQQTCPQLAMGNKTCDHITGEYVCPAGYIGITCEHPCPLGTYGKNCKSNCSCRNGGDCHHVTGECQCLPGWVGKNCTIPCEPGRFGMNCSQHCKCSNNGECRRNDGVCKCQPGWTGTQCTEICPEGYFGDHCMTPCECKNDNFMCHPAQGCICRHGYAGIDCDESIVLSRVRQPSSDDNSNYGSVIAGVIVAIVAIVAAGCIFVYYRRRVSNLKTEIAHVQYIADPNAFSPDRNHFDNPVYSYQGGVKRDNEHLLNNSKQIRNNLHKPTNTNLERARLGVACCSTDDDDFKGSYSSDELQSLKNREADATNPNIYHSIDKIDHVYDEIKQKDVKDIELEYDHLDYTRPVTTLKPHYQRMASPFGSRDLVKSDKSETE encoded by the exons ATGTTACAATTTTtgctgttatttttatttttcactagcACGTTAGCTCTTTTAGAAGGTCCCAATGTATGTACGACACAGGAATC GTATACGACGACTGTACGAGTATCGGAACAACAACCGTATCAAGTAAGGGAGTACGTGTGGTGTTTGAATTTTCCGCCTAGATGTTCAAAGTACAAAATCAAGTTCAAAACCGTGTACAAAACTCAAAACTTAGTCAAGTTCAGACCTGTCGACGAATGTTGCAAGGGTTACACAAGGAGCAATTCGGAGGATCGTTGCATACCTGTATGCTCCAAAGATTGCGTACATGGAACGTGCGTAGCACCAGACCAGTGTCTTTGCGAAACCGGCTACGGGGGACCATACTGTGATATTT CCTGCCCCAAGGGATTATGGGGTCGAGAGTGCCAAAATCGCTGCGAGTGTCAAAACAACTCCACTTGCGATCCGTATAACGGAACCTGCCGTTGCTCACGCGGTTGGATCGGTTCTCGCTGCGAAAAGAAATGCAACAAAGGCAACTACGGCCAAGACTGCGGCGAACAATGTAGGTGTGTGCACGGTGATTGCGACCACGTGTCTGGTGAATGTCGTTGCAGTTCAGGTTGGACGGGACCACT ATGTAACGATCCGTGTCCCGTGGGAAAACACGGCAGCGAATGCAAATCGGAGTGCCGATGTCAAAACAGCGGCACTTGCGATCCCGAAACGGGAAAATGCTTCTGCGAGCCAGGTTGGACGGGTCCGGTATGCGCCAATCGCTGTCCGTTCGGGTTCTGGGGCGAAAAGTGCTCGCAACCGTGTGGGTGTTACAATGGTGCCTCGTGCCATCACGTAACaggaaaatgtgaatgtcaacCGGGTTTCATGGGGGAAAAG TGTTTGGATATATGTGCGGAGGGTCAGTACGGTTTGAATTGTTCCGAGACTTGCGCTTGCAAGAATGGTGCCAAATGCTCGAATATCAACGGAAACTGTACGTGCTCGTTGGGGTGGCGAGGAAAATTGTGCGACGAAAGAGCTTGTCCGGATGGTGTCTGGGGACCTCAGTGCAAGAAAACGTGCGAATGTAATCGCGACAACACAGAGAT GTGTCATCCGTGGACGGGCGAGTGCGTTTGCAAACCAGGCTGGAACAGCAAGGACTGCTCAAGGTTGTGTCCTTTGTTGACTTTCGGAAAGGGTTGCCACGGCTTGTGCAACTGCAAAAATAACGCTCAATGCTCGCCGATAAACGGTACCTGTATATGTCCTCCTGGTTTTACAGGAGAGGACTGTGGAGAAACGTGTCTTGTGAACATGTTCGGAGAGGATTGCTCACAAAGATGCGACT GTAAAAATGGAGCCACTTGTTCAAGCGAGACGGGTCAGTGTCAGTGCACCGCTGGATGGGAAGGACAGCAGTGCGATCGACCCTGCAGTAACTACTCCTACGGTATACAATGTACTAAACAGTGTGCTTGCAAAAATGGAGCGTCTTGTAATCCGCAAAATG GTGTGCGATGCGAAACTCGATGTCCATCTGGTAAATTCGGACCCACTTGCGAAGACAGTTGCAACTGCAAGAACAACAGTTCTTGCGATCCAGAATCTGGAAAGTGCTACTGCGCCAGGGGTTGGCAAGGCGAAGATTGTAGTCAGCCGTGCGACAAAGGCTATTATGGTATTGGATGTCAACAAACTTGCCCACAGCTCGCAATGG GTAATAAAACCTGCGATCATATCACCGGGGAGTATGTTTGTCCTGCCGGTTACATTGGCATCACGTGCGAACACCCTTGTCCCCTCGGAACTTACGGCAAGAATTGCAAGAGCAATTGCTCTTGCAGGAATGGTGGAGATTGCCATCACGTCACTG GCGAGTGTCAGTGCCTGCCAGGATGGGTCGGCAAGAACTGCACAATTCCGTGCGAGCCGGGACGATTCGGCATGAACTGCAGCCAACACTGCAAATGTTCAAATAACGGAGAGTGCAGACGAAACGACGGTGTTTGCAAATGTCAACCCGGATGGACCGGAACTCAGTGCACAGAAA TTTGTCCCGAAGGGTATTTCGGGGATCATTGCATGACCCCATGCGAATGCAAAAACGACAACTTCATGTGTCATCCAGCGCAAGGGTGCATTTGCCGGCACGGCTACGCCGGTATAGATTGTGACGAATCGATCGTCTTAAGCAGGGTTCGACAGCCCTCGTCCGACGACAACTCCAATTATGGAAGCGTAATCGCCGGCGTTATCGTCGCCATAGTGGCCATCGTCGCCGCAGGTTGCATCTTCGTTTACTACAGGAGGAGGGTGTCCAATCTCAAAACTGAAATTGCTCACGTTCAATACATCGCCGATCCCAACGCTTTTTCACCCG ATCGtaatcattttgacaatccgGTGTATTCGTATCAAGGCGGTGTGAAAAGAGACAACGAGCATCTCTTGAACAATTCGAAACAAATAAGGAACAATCTCCATAAGCCAACGAACACGAATCTAGAAAGGGCTCGCTTGGGAGTAGCCTGTTGTTCCACTGACGATGACGATTTTAAAGGTAGTTACAGTTCAGACGAGTTGCAGTCGCTGAAGAATAGAGAAGCTGATGCTACGAATCCAAACATTTACCACAGTATTGATAAAATTGATCACGTTTACGACGAAATCAAACAGAAAGACGTCAAAGATATAG agtTGGAATATGATCATTTAGATTATACGAGGCCCGTGACTACATTAAAACCACATTATCAGAGGATGGCTAGCCCGTTTGGGTCCAGAGACCTGGTCAAAAGTGATAAATCGGAGACTGAATGA